From a single Planococcus shenhongbingii genomic region:
- a CDS encoding sensor domain-containing diguanylate cyclase has product MIDENGMICFANKEWNRFALNNGGTLSSCGIGANYLQQCEKEPAVFQGLQTILAGDADCFNFEYPCHSPSVRRWFLMQATPLQTNEEGIAGVVIRHVDITKQKLLELQLKEFAEKDPLTSLFNRRYFEAQLTKEVSRAVQHGTKNHELKI; this is encoded by the coding sequence TTGATCGATGAAAATGGAATGATCTGTTTTGCCAATAAAGAATGGAATCGGTTTGCACTAAACAATGGCGGAACGTTATCCAGCTGCGGCATCGGCGCCAATTACCTTCAACAGTGCGAAAAAGAACCGGCGGTATTTCAAGGGCTGCAGACTATCCTAGCCGGAGACGCCGACTGTTTCAACTTTGAATATCCTTGCCACTCCCCTTCGGTCAGAAGATGGTTTTTGATGCAAGCTACCCCTCTTCAAACAAATGAGGAGGGCATTGCAGGAGTGGTCATTCGCCACGTGGATATTACTAAACAAAAGCTCCTGGAACTCCAGCTAAAAGAATTTGCAGAAAAGGATCCCTTGACTTCGCTGTTTAATCGACGCTATTTTGAAGCGCAACTAACAAAAGAAGTGAGTCGCGCCGTTCAACACGGCACAAAGAATCATGAACTTAAAATATAA
- a CDS encoding alpha/beta fold hydrolase — MVDIIKRNNVLMTGNGEKQIIFGHGFGCDQTVWKEVIKELKQEYRVITFDYVGSGRSDKGAYSQERYSTLHGYKQDLLDVCDSIGEGPFFFVGHSVSSMIGMLAAIERPELFSNLVMVAPSPYYMNEPGYQGGLDKTDIDELLELMGVNYKQWAKYLAPLIMLNEDQPELVDSFEELLCSNDPKIAREFAEVTFRSDVRAELKKLLVPTLIMQTRYDAIVPSEIGHYIHAQIPKSRFVVMKATGHNPHISDAEETVAFIKEYLSPSGDGKNG, encoded by the coding sequence ATGGTTGATATAATAAAAAGAAACAATGTCCTAATGACAGGGAACGGAGAAAAACAAATCATTTTTGGCCATGGATTCGGTTGTGACCAAACGGTATGGAAAGAGGTAATAAAAGAGCTTAAACAGGAGTACCGGGTAATCACATTCGATTATGTGGGTTCTGGCCGAAGCGATAAGGGAGCATACTCACAAGAGCGGTATAGTACGCTCCACGGGTATAAGCAGGATCTTCTCGATGTATGCGATTCAATCGGCGAGGGCCCTTTTTTCTTTGTCGGACATTCAGTCAGTAGTATGATCGGGATGCTTGCAGCGATTGAACGCCCGGAATTATTCAGCAACCTTGTTATGGTCGCGCCGTCACCCTATTACATGAACGAGCCTGGTTATCAAGGTGGTTTAGATAAAACGGACATTGATGAATTACTTGAGTTAATGGGAGTGAATTATAAACAATGGGCAAAATATTTGGCTCCACTAATCATGTTAAACGAAGATCAGCCCGAACTGGTAGATAGCTTTGAAGAGCTGCTTTGTTCGAATGATCCAAAAATCGCACGAGAATTTGCGGAAGTGACTTTTAGATCGGATGTACGGGCAGAACTCAAGAAGCTGTTGGTGCCGACCTTGATCATGCAAACTCGATATGATGCCATTGTTCCGAGTGAAATCGGCCATTATATTCATGCACAAATCCCAAAAAGCCGGTTTGTTGTGATGAAGGCTACGGGACATAACCCTCATATAAGTGATGCTGAAGAAACCGTCGCTTTCATAAAAGAGTATTTAAGCCCGTCGGGGGATGGTAAAAATGGATAG
- a CDS encoding GGDEF domain-containing protein codes for MDRQLDLAPVGYLVMDQYLSITEINKMMMNLVGIENVPLHIHELLTVSSRIYFQTYFIPTIITHGAVSEMVLKLKNPSGSVPVLMNAKKSKGFFECAFMQMPIRSEYENELLNAKRDAERISQATEEANQKLILLLNEVESKQAELSVLNSRLKKLAVTDVLTNLKNRRYLEEFLPPLMKNGTLSIMLIDIDFFKKINDTFGHYAGDVILQELAHVLESLIDDPGFAIRIGGEEFVVVLPGIGQYVVEVIAEKIRRAVEVTDWSYGQITVSIGVAESTPGMTLSSLLKMADGALYNSKTEGRNRITIAIP; via the coding sequence ATGGATAGACAACTGGATTTGGCACCGGTCGGATATTTGGTAATGGACCAATATTTGAGCATTACGGAAATCAATAAGATGATGATGAACCTAGTGGGGATTGAAAATGTCCCCCTCCATATACATGAGTTATTGACCGTTTCTTCCCGAATTTATTTTCAGACATATTTCATTCCGACGATTATCACTCATGGAGCCGTCAGTGAAATGGTATTAAAGTTAAAGAATCCTTCGGGGTCTGTTCCAGTGTTGATGAACGCCAAAAAAAGCAAAGGTTTTTTCGAATGTGCATTTATGCAGATGCCGATCCGCAGTGAATACGAAAATGAATTATTGAATGCCAAAAGAGATGCGGAAAGGATCAGCCAAGCGACAGAAGAAGCGAACCAAAAGCTTATACTATTGCTCAATGAAGTGGAGTCCAAACAAGCTGAATTAAGTGTGTTAAACAGCCGTCTGAAGAAGTTGGCGGTCACCGATGTTCTCACTAACCTGAAAAACCGCCGTTATCTTGAAGAGTTTCTTCCACCGCTGATGAAAAATGGAACACTGTCAATCATGTTGATTGACATAGACTTTTTTAAAAAAATCAATGATACCTTCGGCCATTATGCAGGCGATGTCATTCTACAAGAGCTGGCTCATGTGCTTGAAAGTTTAATTGACGATCCCGGATTTGCGATTCGCATTGGCGGCGAGGAATTTGTAGTGGTGTTGCCTGGAATTGGTCAGTATGTAGTTGAAGTGATTGCTGAGAAAATCCGCAGAGCTGTCGAGGTTACCGATTGGTCATACGGTCAGATTACAGTCAGTATCGGAGTGGCTGAAAGTACACCAGGCATGACACTTTCAAGCTTATTGAAAATGGCAGATGGCGCTCTATACAATTCGAAAACCGAGGGTCGTAATCGAATAACTATAGCTATACCCTAA
- a CDS encoding iron-containing alcohol dehydrogenase family protein, with protein MEDIVVKGAPAEYVCNVGVLNGLEDKLLDRNIRKVLILTGTKSWKALKPYFPELEKVEVAFEIYQGECSLPEIARVAEIAKSLGADAIIGAGGGKVLDIAKAVANDNGIKSVLIPTLASNCAPWTPLSVIYTDEGTMTHYTIFQGSVDLLLVEPRVLIAAPVPMLIAGIGDTVAKWYEADVQISRFEDPPIALKIAHYTARLCADEMFENAEAAIADAKQGELSDAFIKVAETIIMLGGMVGGFGEKYGRVAGAHAIHNAMTIAPESHQALHGDKVAYGVLVQLLLERKVEEAERLKVFYKKVGLPASLKEVGIQGRWIEEIAVQSTRESETIHVLREDPIRADEVAAVMTRIEETVNAQSKNEG; from the coding sequence GTGGAAGATATCGTTGTAAAAGGAGCTCCGGCTGAATATGTCTGTAATGTCGGAGTGCTAAATGGCCTTGAAGATAAACTGCTTGACAGAAATATCAGAAAAGTGCTGATTTTGACTGGCACCAAATCCTGGAAAGCGCTGAAACCTTATTTTCCAGAACTCGAAAAAGTTGAAGTGGCTTTTGAAATCTACCAGGGAGAATGCTCTCTCCCGGAAATCGCCCGTGTTGCCGAGATTGCAAAATCTCTGGGAGCCGATGCCATTATCGGAGCCGGCGGCGGCAAAGTGCTTGATATTGCAAAAGCTGTTGCCAATGACAACGGCATTAAGTCGGTGCTGATTCCAACATTGGCATCAAACTGTGCGCCGTGGACACCGCTTAGTGTCATTTATACGGATGAAGGGACGATGACCCATTACACCATTTTTCAGGGAAGCGTCGATTTGCTATTGGTCGAACCAAGAGTGCTGATCGCCGCGCCGGTTCCGATGCTGATCGCCGGAATTGGTGACACCGTTGCCAAATGGTACGAAGCAGACGTCCAGATCAGCCGTTTTGAGGACCCGCCGATTGCCTTGAAAATCGCCCACTACACCGCCAGATTATGTGCCGACGAAATGTTCGAGAATGCGGAAGCGGCCATTGCTGACGCCAAACAAGGCGAATTATCGGACGCCTTCATTAAAGTGGCCGAAACCATCATCATGCTTGGGGGCATGGTCGGCGGTTTCGGTGAGAAATACGGCCGCGTCGCAGGTGCCCATGCGATCCACAACGCGATGACCATCGCGCCAGAATCCCATCAGGCGCTGCACGGCGACAAAGTGGCTTACGGAGTATTGGTGCAGCTGCTGCTCGAAAGGAAAGTAGAAGAAGCGGAGCGCTTGAAAGTGTTCTATAAAAAAGTTGGCCTGCCTGCTTCACTGAAAGAAGTTGGGATTCAGGGCCGATGGATTGAAGAAATCGCGGTACAGTCCACGCGAGAAAGTGAAACGATTCATGTGCTTAGGGAAGATCCGATTCGTGCAGATGAAGTTGCTGCAGTAATGACGAGAATCGAAGAAACCGTTAATGCACAAAGCAAGAATGAGGGTTAA
- a CDS encoding MetQ/NlpA family ABC transporter substrate-binding protein, with protein sequence MKKFLLPAILLVLLTLLAACGGEESSADSKSIKLGGTAGPYSDMLTQAFKPALEEKGYTVEIVEFSDYIQPNNALDNGDLDANLFQHSVYLENFSKENGMDLTGLITVPTAPMGIYSNKYDSIEEIKDGSTIAIPNDPVNAARTFLVLQDHGLITLNPDGEELTVSEKDLETNTKNLVFQPIEAGGLPRAVESSDLAAVPGNFALAADMDLLEALVLENMPDQYRNLVAVKTENKDKQLSKDLVEIVESPEFEALIDSDFEGFGKPEWMANR encoded by the coding sequence ATGAAAAAATTCTTATTGCCAGCTATCCTGCTCGTACTACTGACATTGCTCGCTGCTTGCGGCGGCGAAGAATCCAGCGCCGACAGCAAGTCCATCAAACTTGGCGGCACAGCCGGCCCATACAGCGATATGCTAACCCAAGCATTCAAACCGGCTCTTGAAGAAAAAGGCTATACAGTAGAAATCGTTGAGTTCAGCGATTACATCCAGCCGAATAACGCTTTGGACAACGGTGATCTGGACGCTAACTTATTCCAGCATTCGGTTTACCTGGAAAACTTCTCGAAAGAAAACGGCATGGATTTGACCGGATTGATTACAGTGCCGACTGCTCCGATGGGTATTTATTCCAATAAATATGATTCGATCGAAGAAATTAAAGATGGTTCAACCATCGCCATTCCGAACGATCCGGTCAATGCAGCTCGGACATTCTTAGTGCTGCAGGACCACGGCTTGATCACATTGAACCCCGATGGAGAAGAATTGACAGTTTCAGAAAAAGACCTCGAAACAAATACGAAAAATCTGGTGTTCCAGCCGATCGAAGCCGGTGGATTGCCGCGTGCAGTTGAAAGCTCAGACTTGGCAGCTGTTCCAGGGAACTTCGCCTTAGCGGCTGATATGGACTTGCTAGAGGCATTGGTTCTTGAAAACATGCCGGACCAATACCGCAACTTGGTAGCAGTTAAAACCGAAAACAAAGACAAACAGCTTTCAAAAGATCTGGTGGAAATTGTAGAATCACCGGAATTTGAAGCATTGATCGATTCTGATTTTGAAGGATTCGGCAAGCCGGAATGGATGGCAAACCGCTAA
- a CDS encoding methionine ABC transporter permease, with product MGFDFQHMMELWPDISKAFGETLYMIGVSLAIAIVIGLPLGIVLFVTDKGLFLQNRFIKSVLGFAVNMIRSIPFIILLVALIPLTKLLVDSTIGPAAASVSLSVAAIPFFARIVETSLREIDKGVIEAAVAVGATPWMIIKDVLLPEAKAGIIQGITITIISLVAYSAMAGVVGGGGIGDLAIRFGYYRYDNTIMIVTVVILIVLVQILQQLGDWTSKAVDKR from the coding sequence ATGGGATTTGATTTTCAGCATATGATGGAATTATGGCCGGACATCTCAAAAGCGTTCGGCGAAACTTTATATATGATCGGCGTGTCTCTCGCTATTGCGATCGTCATCGGCTTGCCGCTCGGCATCGTATTGTTTGTCACTGATAAAGGCTTGTTTTTGCAAAACCGTTTCATCAAGTCCGTGTTAGGCTTTGCCGTCAATATGATCCGGTCGATTCCGTTCATCATCTTGCTTGTCGCTTTGATTCCACTTACAAAATTGTTGGTCGATTCCACAATCGGCCCAGCAGCAGCGAGCGTATCGCTGTCGGTTGCCGCGATTCCGTTTTTCGCCCGCATCGTCGAGACGTCACTGCGTGAAATCGATAAAGGCGTCATCGAAGCAGCGGTTGCTGTCGGCGCCACGCCGTGGATGATTATTAAAGATGTGCTGCTGCCGGAAGCAAAAGCCGGCATCATCCAAGGGATTACCATCACCATCATCTCACTCGTCGCTTACTCTGCGATGGCAGGAGTGGTCGGAGGCGGCGGCATCGGCGACTTGGCGATCCGCTTCGGCTATTACCGCTACGACAACACCATCATGATCGTCACCGTCGTCATCTTGATTGTTCTTGTCCAAATCCTTCAGCAACTGGGAGACTGGACTTCTAAAGCAGTAGACAAACGATAA
- a CDS encoding methionine ABC transporter ATP-binding protein, whose amino-acid sequence MISITNLSKGYQTKKGTVTGVDNVTLTINEGEVFGIVGYSGAGKSSLLRCMNLLERPTSGEIKVDGLDLAKLKGEKLRQARLKIGMIFQHFYLISQKTVAENIAFALKAANLPKGQIAKRVDELLNMVGLTDKKDVYPAQLSGGQKQRVGIARALANNPSVLLCDEATSALDPNTTLSILRLLKKINRELNITIVLITHEMNVVKEICDRMAVMQDGRVIEEGEVYDLFSAPKAELTKEFISSVVSFDVPQPILAACTGRVIKVQFKGAVAGEGVITDTVQNFDVKGNFLHGSIEYIQEKPLGLFLMEIQGRPDNIHRAITYMEGRGANVEVIANGI is encoded by the coding sequence ATGATCAGCATCACGAATCTTTCAAAAGGCTATCAAACGAAAAAAGGGACGGTTACTGGAGTCGATAACGTCACGCTGACAATCAACGAAGGCGAGGTGTTTGGGATTGTCGGCTACTCAGGGGCTGGGAAAAGCTCCTTGCTTCGCTGCATGAACTTGCTGGAGCGCCCGACAAGCGGCGAAATTAAAGTGGATGGCTTGGATTTGGCCAAACTGAAAGGTGAAAAGCTGCGGCAAGCCAGGCTAAAAATCGGTATGATCTTTCAGCATTTCTACTTGATCAGCCAAAAGACCGTGGCTGAAAATATCGCTTTTGCATTGAAAGCGGCCAATTTGCCAAAAGGCCAAATAGCGAAACGCGTCGACGAACTGCTCAACATGGTCGGCTTGACCGATAAGAAAGACGTCTATCCGGCACAGCTGAGCGGCGGCCAAAAGCAGCGTGTCGGCATTGCCCGGGCATTAGCAAATAACCCGTCCGTTCTGTTATGCGATGAAGCCACATCCGCCCTCGACCCAAATACAACCTTATCGATTTTGCGGCTGCTGAAAAAAATCAACCGGGAGCTGAACATCACCATCGTGTTAATCACCCATGAAATGAATGTCGTGAAAGAAATCTGCGACCGCATGGCAGTGATGCAAGACGGCCGTGTCATCGAAGAAGGAGAAGTCTACGATTTGTTCTCAGCTCCGAAAGCGGAACTGACCAAGGAATTTATCTCATCGGTCGTATCGTTCGATGTGCCACAGCCAATCCTTGCAGCTTGTACAGGACGTGTCATCAAAGTGCAGTTCAAGGGAGCGGTCGCCGGAGAAGGCGTCATCACCGATACGGTTCAGAACTTTGACGTCAAAGGGAATTTCCTCCATGGCTCAATCGAATATATACAGGAAAAGCCTCTTGGCTTGTTCCTGATGGAAATACAGGGCAGGCCCGATAATATTCACCGGGCCATCACTTATATGGAAGGCCGGGGAGCAAATGTGGAGGTGATTGCAAATGGGATTTGA
- a CDS encoding tetratricopeptide repeat protein produces the protein MRFQGNSLEELEELEQELLGLGETKLGGLSYSKIEVYDAMHSQLEELVQDDEDYRAYYSYIKKKLVSYLLRYGMHTYTDHLTIYEDTEKVLKKVLSYDSQNPIAAYRLGFLAYRSGIHSEAVMYFQQALNSQTFYTDEHFLLNAEQISRAVLYLTNSALHTAIQGEVPSCDIISTGYTSLPTQLCYNDGMLKCHAYRIVTPFGAVLCSEEESGEQQMKDVISLKFNKFGALLTYNGISEQLSPVQANVLRYLLVKTRRGEAATPWSLKDYFLFTHVITGVPEKTFSSVVAEVKRIMAEMEIPASIKVAEDEKSGYYFDGSSPFVVIDRVDEELSL, from the coding sequence ATGCGCTTTCAGGGAAACAGTTTAGAAGAACTAGAAGAATTAGAGCAAGAACTGCTGGGCCTTGGCGAAACCAAGCTCGGCGGTTTAAGTTATTCCAAGATAGAAGTGTACGATGCCATGCACAGTCAATTAGAAGAACTGGTGCAAGACGATGAAGATTATCGCGCTTATTATAGCTACATCAAGAAAAAGTTAGTATCCTACTTATTGCGCTATGGCATGCACACGTACACGGATCATCTAACCATCTATGAGGATACGGAAAAGGTTCTGAAAAAAGTTCTTTCTTACGATTCCCAAAATCCGATTGCGGCTTACCGCCTCGGCTTTTTGGCTTACCGTTCAGGTATCCATAGCGAAGCGGTGATGTACTTCCAGCAGGCATTGAACAGCCAGACTTTTTATACCGACGAGCACTTTTTGCTGAACGCTGAACAAATCAGCCGCGCCGTCCTGTATTTGACGAACAGTGCTCTGCATACCGCTATCCAAGGTGAAGTGCCTTCATGCGACATAATTTCCACCGGCTATACATCGTTGCCAACGCAGCTTTGCTACAACGACGGCATGCTGAAGTGCCACGCTTACCGGATTGTGACGCCTTTCGGTGCTGTGCTTTGCTCGGAAGAAGAAAGCGGCGAGCAGCAGATGAAAGATGTCATTTCCCTGAAATTCAATAAATTTGGCGCTCTCTTGACCTACAATGGCATTTCGGAACAGCTGTCACCTGTCCAAGCCAATGTACTGCGCTATCTATTGGTGAAAACCCGCCGCGGTGAAGCGGCAACTCCGTGGTCGCTGAAAGACTACTTCCTGTTTACGCATGTCATCACAGGCGTTCCGGAAAAAACATTTTCATCAGTGGTTGCAGAAGTGAAGCGAATCATGGCTGAAATGGAAATTCCAGCGTCGATAAAAGTGGCGGAAGATGAAAAATCCGGGTATTATTTTGACGGTTCGTCGCCATTCGTGGTTATCGACCGAGTGGATGAGGAACTGTCCCTCTAG
- a CDS encoding Bax inhibitor-1/YccA family protein, translating to MRSGNPSLNDESFKKFDGAVAGKQMTIQGTVNKTLILMLLLLATSVYSWNQFLSNPNSAMPLILVGAIGGLIVALITIFVPKVSPFTAPLYALLEGLFLGAVSAQYEVQYGGIVFQAVLLTIGVLLSLLLAYKSGFIKVTQNFRMGVVAATGAIFIVYLISFIGSFFGFQIPYLHESSPIGIAISVVIVIIAALNLVLDFDFIENASERRVPKYFEWYGAFGLLVTLVWLYLEILRLLSKLRNR from the coding sequence TTGAGAAGTGGAAACCCGAGTTTAAATGATGAGTCGTTCAAAAAATTCGATGGGGCTGTAGCAGGCAAGCAAATGACCATCCAAGGCACTGTGAATAAGACATTAATTCTAATGCTTTTATTGCTGGCTACGTCCGTCTATTCCTGGAATCAGTTCCTCAGCAATCCAAACAGCGCAATGCCGTTAATCCTGGTGGGAGCCATCGGCGGACTGATTGTAGCTTTAATCACGATTTTTGTACCGAAAGTGTCGCCTTTCACAGCGCCGCTCTATGCGTTGTTGGAAGGGTTGTTTCTTGGTGCGGTATCTGCGCAGTACGAAGTCCAATACGGAGGCATCGTTTTCCAGGCAGTACTTCTGACGATTGGTGTGCTGCTGAGTTTGCTGCTTGCTTATAAGTCGGGCTTTATCAAAGTCACGCAGAATTTCAGGATGGGTGTCGTCGCAGCTACCGGCGCTATCTTCATCGTTTACCTGATTTCGTTTATCGGCAGTTTTTTCGGGTTTCAAATTCCTTACCTGCATGAATCATCGCCTATAGGCATTGCAATTTCTGTTGTCATTGTAATTATCGCCGCTCTCAATCTGGTGCTGGATTTTGACTTTATTGAAAATGCATCCGAAAGACGTGTCCCAAAATATTTTGAATGGTACGGCGCTTTCGGTTTGCTGGTGACATTGGTTTGGCTGTATCTTGAAATTCTTCGGTTATTGTCTAAGCTGCGCAATCGCTGA
- a CDS encoding PfkB family carbohydrate kinase: MFDVVALGELLIDFTPAGKSANGNTLFETNPGGAPANVLATLAKFNARTAFIGKVGTDQFGSFLGDTLQKGKIDTQGLVYSKDVNTTLAFVHLKENGDRSFQFYRSPGADIMLDEQEVDIALVQNAKVFHFGSLSMTHEPAKTATLKAVKAAQEKDVLISYDPNLRQALWGSLSHAKETIIEGLQYADILKISEEELEFITDIRNLEEGSQFLFEKFGLKVVLITLGSKGCFYRFGKDTGHINGFQVNAIDTTGAGDLFLGAFLYQFIKKEVSWDLVQAHDVEKMILFANATAALGTTKKGAIPAIPHLNDVNELIDGRT; encoded by the coding sequence ATGTTTGACGTTGTCGCACTTGGGGAACTCTTGATAGATTTTACACCAGCCGGAAAATCTGCAAATGGAAATACTTTGTTTGAAACGAACCCTGGTGGAGCTCCTGCTAATGTTCTTGCGACGCTAGCCAAATTCAATGCAAGGACCGCCTTTATAGGGAAGGTGGGGACTGACCAATTCGGCTCTTTTTTAGGGGATACACTACAAAAAGGAAAAATCGATACGCAAGGCTTAGTTTATTCAAAAGATGTAAATACAACATTGGCGTTTGTTCATTTGAAGGAAAACGGGGATCGCTCTTTCCAATTTTACCGTTCGCCTGGAGCAGACATCATGCTGGATGAACAAGAAGTCGATATTGCATTGGTTCAAAATGCGAAGGTCTTTCATTTTGGTTCTCTTTCGATGACACATGAACCGGCAAAAACGGCAACATTAAAAGCAGTAAAAGCGGCACAAGAAAAAGATGTTTTAATTTCTTATGATCCTAATCTGCGCCAGGCGCTTTGGGGAAGTTTAAGCCATGCAAAAGAAACGATCATTGAAGGCCTGCAGTATGCGGATATTTTAAAAATATCTGAAGAAGAATTGGAATTTATTACGGACATTCGTAATCTTGAAGAAGGGTCACAATTTTTGTTTGAGAAATTCGGTCTGAAAGTTGTCTTAATCACTTTAGGTTCGAAAGGCTGTTTTTATCGATTTGGCAAAGATACAGGGCATATAAATGGATTCCAAGTAAATGCTATTGACACCACGGGAGCAGGAGACCTGTTTTTGGGAGCTTTTTTGTATCAATTTATCAAGAAAGAGGTCTCTTGGGATTTAGTCCAAGCACATGACGTTGAAAAAATGATTTTATTTGCTAACGCAACTGCGGCTTTGGGAACCACTAAAAAAGGTGCGATTCCTGCAATTCCTCACCTAAACGATGTGAATGAATTGATTGATGGAAGAACATGA
- a CDS encoding glycoside hydrolase family 32 protein yields MNTIDWFEKLTHTLETYQQNNNIDPHRLQFHLMPAVGLLNDPNGLIRYKGAYHVFFQWHPFGTVHGPKCWGHCTSQDLVYWQEHLPSLVPSEWYERDGCFSGSAVEVDGNMVLFYSGNVEHENGMLETYQCMAVSHNGFDFEKKGPVILLPEGYTSHFRDPKVWKRDGVWYMVVGAQTFYQEGAVVLFASSDLKEWELKGILAGNRLNGLMNFGYMWECPDFFELDGKDILIVSPQGLEAKETFYHNEFQSGYFVGKWKVGTTEFPHSEFIELDRGFDFYAPQTFQDNHGRRIMLGWMGITDEQEPHQPTIEKGWVHALTIPREIELRNNRIIQKPVQELQKLREAKGFHCQTSIENETKTLPELAGIVSEINIHFHQNLADTVKIEIRKNLSIIYVQHMKRLTLERKRFIDGKVESRSCFLDKLEDLHFFLDTSSIELFVNGGEEVFTARFFAEAEDVDVFFTTDGHVDVTLEKWNLRNPKEL; encoded by the coding sequence GCCTGCGGTCGGTTTGTTAAACGACCCAAATGGACTCATCCGGTATAAAGGCGCTTATCATGTGTTCTTTCAATGGCATCCGTTCGGGACGGTACATGGACCTAAATGTTGGGGCCATTGTACATCCCAAGATCTCGTCTATTGGCAAGAACACCTGCCATCCCTCGTTCCGAGTGAATGGTATGAAAGAGACGGCTGTTTTTCTGGAAGTGCTGTTGAAGTGGATGGAAATATGGTGTTATTTTACAGTGGAAATGTTGAACACGAAAACGGCATGCTTGAAACGTATCAATGTATGGCTGTTTCACATAACGGTTTTGATTTCGAGAAAAAGGGTCCTGTTATTCTACTGCCAGAAGGATACACGTCTCATTTCAGAGACCCGAAAGTATGGAAACGAGATGGTGTATGGTACATGGTTGTAGGTGCACAAACATTTTATCAAGAAGGTGCCGTTGTGCTGTTTGCTTCATCAGATTTGAAGGAATGGGAGCTCAAAGGAATATTAGCCGGGAATCGGCTTAATGGATTAATGAATTTCGGTTATATGTGGGAGTGTCCGGATTTCTTTGAACTTGATGGAAAAGATATCTTGATCGTTTCGCCTCAAGGGCTGGAAGCAAAAGAAACCTTTTACCACAATGAGTTTCAGTCAGGATATTTTGTCGGGAAATGGAAAGTCGGAACAACTGAGTTTCCACATAGTGAATTTATTGAACTTGATCGGGGGTTTGATTTCTATGCCCCACAAACATTTCAAGATAATCATGGAAGAAGAATCATGCTTGGCTGGATGGGAATAACAGATGAACAGGAACCCCATCAACCAACAATTGAAAAAGGTTGGGTGCATGCATTGACGATTCCTCGGGAAATAGAGCTGAGAAACAACCGGATTATTCAAAAGCCGGTGCAAGAACTCCAAAAGTTGCGAGAAGCTAAAGGATTCCATTGCCAAACAAGCATCGAAAATGAAACAAAAACCTTGCCAGAACTGGCGGGGATTGTAAGTGAGATCAATATTCATTTTCACCAAAATCTTGCCGACACCGTAAAGATCGAGATCCGTAAAAACCTGTCAATCATCTATGTGCAGCATATGAAGCGCTTGACGTTAGAGAGAAAGCGGTTCATAGATGGCAAAGTTGAAAGCCGGAGCTGCTTCTTGGACAAACTTGAGGACCTTCATTTCTTCCTGGACACAAGCTCTATAGAACTATTTGTCAATGGAGGAGAGGAAGTGTTTACGGCCCGATTCTTTGCCGAAGCAGAGGATGTAGATGTTTTCTTTACAACAGATGGGCATGTGGATGTAACTCTTGAAAAGTGGAATTTGCGAAATCCGAAAGAGCTATAA